Below is a genomic region from Sander vitreus isolate 19-12246 chromosome 15, sanVit1, whole genome shotgun sequence.
TTTTAGTAAGTACTCTAAGCACTAAACCCTTACTTCTTAAAGTTTGACTATAAAGTATTGTTTACTGATCCCAAAGTTCATATAGTTATAATAAAAAATTGGTGATTCAGACCATAAAATGTGATACCTTACCTTTTTTTCCAGGGTTCTCTCCCAAAAGCAAGTCATCAATCACAACCACAGAGTCATCTTCAGATCGGACGGGAGCTGTTTTGACTGAAGGCTTGGCTTTCTCATCGGCCCCGTCCTCTGGCCTTGATCTCTGAGCTCGTCTCGAACGGCCCCCCCTTTTTGTTGGCTCAGGCTCAGAATGTTTTTCTTCTGCACAGTTGGCACGTTGCTTCTTAGCCAGCTTCACTGTAATTTCCCCCTCATCGtccatcctcttcctcttccctcctcctgGTTCAGCTGGCAGTGCTGTGCTTGTGACTCTCGTTAGAGCCTCTGGTTCTATTAAGTAACATGCAATGAATGTTGAGAATCATTTGGATTTATGCTCTAATTTTGTCTCTATTTTTGGCTGGTTTGTAAAACATTAACTGATTAAAATACTGCCCAAATATTTGTGCTTTCAGGGGACAATGGATAACTTAGAAATTCACGAACACTTGTGCAAATTCTTTTCATGTAGATGCCAGTAAATAAATATAGGGTAAATACTGAAATTGAGCTGAAGCTTAACAGTATCTTAAAATAACTCTACTTTTTCTCTAATCCAACTGACCTGAGGCTATGCACTGCTGCTGGTGGTCAGTGCGTCTCTTTAGGAAGCGAGTGATGAACATCTGAACAGGGAAGGGTGGGTTAGAGGTGCTGACCTCCTCCATTAGAAGCCGACGAACACTTTCAGAGATCTCAGGCCTCCAGCCAGAACCcttcaaaagaaaacaataccattactacattctgtgtgtgctgtttaaCCACCCTGTAGCTCTGCAGGGGGAAAAATCCTTGTAATCCTTATGCAAGATAAGATCCGTTTTTGATCATTTATACAAGGTATAAAccacaaaatgcacaaaaatacaaacaaattgcACAGAAATAagcatttaagtgttttaagtagtctctctctttataagcctttttttaaatacaacataGCTACACTGGCAGACAGGTAGCAGCTATAAACTAGACAAATGTGTTCTGAGATAACGATCCTGCTAAAGACATAATTAAATCATTACCTTCATCATTACAATCATTTCAACATACCCGTTCACAAAAGGCTCTACAGGCTGGTTCTGTCTTCACACAAAAGGAGCCACTAACGGATGGAAGGGAGTTGGATGTTTGGCACCAAAGCTCTTTCAGATGACACAATAATGAAGACTCAGGCCAAAGTAGACTCCAAAGAGGGCAATCTGTATAGAGGAGGggcaaacacaacaaaaacgaGTTTTACTTGTCCTTCTTGATACATCTGTACCTACTGGtcttcataataataaaaataatataagaaaaaaacattaacaaaattaattagaaaaaaaacttcattaTTTAACTAaacttttaatttccttttaaaCTGCAGGGTAGCTTATGAATTTGCACCCGGGTTCAGTTATTAActataataacaaataataataataataataataatctatttgttgattatgttttgtattattaacCTGAACATGCAAAGtaaagttatcaaataaatgtagtgaagtaaaaagtaatgaaaatcaAATGTACATTTATATGAAGGAACAGCTTACCATTTGATGCTTGCTTCATGTGAACAACTGGTTGAAAGGAGGAACAGGAGAGAGAGTAGGCCTCCTTGGTGGCAGCGGTCTTGGCTATCTGTTTCCTAAAGGACTCGGGAAGGCCACTCTTCAAGAACTCTCTGCGTGCCCTGAACTGCTCATCGTCCTGAGAGTTTTCAGAGCAGCTCTCGTCAAAGATGGAAACCACCACAGACACCTTCTTCTCTTGGCCCAGCGAAGCCCCTTTGGAGCCTGTGAGAAAGAACACAGCACCATTAGATGAGATGTCAACAACATGCTAAACagtaaattataattattataataatttagAGTGGGAAAGACTACCTGGGACAACTTTGGTCTCTTGGCCAACAGATTTGGCTTTTCCCAGAACTTCATTTAGACTGCGTAAAGGCTTCTGGGTTTTACTCTTTCCTGGTGCCGTCTGAGTAGCAGCAGTCTGGTCCTCCTCCAGGCAGATGACAGAAtcctgaaaaaataaaaataaaaaaatagcatgagaaaaagagaaggaaaaaaacttGTTTGTGCCATTGTTGAAATCATCTAAAGCCGCCAGTGCTTATGTTGAGCTCATTAGGGTTGACAACTGTTAGATTATTGTTTCTGTTGTACTGCTGCAACACCTTCTCTGTGAGTTTGGTACAATTTAGTTAGTTTCACAAGACGGACCACTGAGAAAATAAGTGCAAAACTGCAAGTTCTACATGCCTATAACAGGGTTGTGACCTTAACGTGAACAGTATCCATGTTATTTATGCATAAATGTACAAGACAACAGTTGCAAGAtaataaaaagagagaagagaaaagaatcGTAGTTACACCAAATATGCTTTATTCtattgtgggtgttttttttgttgcttaaaAGGTTTTATGGGCAAATGTTTGACAAGCCAGAACAAATGGACTGCAGGACCTCCTGCCTCAGCTCATGCTCATTAACAAACGATAAAAAAGACATgcacatccccccccccctgaaaTTAGTGATTCATCCATTGTGTTGGCCTTTAACTGTACCTCATCTTCACAGTAGCTCCTCTTGGTGGAGGCCTCAGTTCGTGACGAACGCCTTAAGGTGCCCTCATCCTTGACAGCAGTTTTTTTATTCTGCTGAATTGCTCTGGCTTTCTCCACCAACTTCTTTGCCCGACTCCTTTTTTTAGAGTCAGCTGATGTCTGAAAAAGTATTAGAGAGCACGTCATTGTCATCATCAGCCCATAATTACGATAATGTTTAAACATGTAGTTCCTTGTCAAGTCAGGACACCAATTCACTACATTCAGAATTTGTCCAATTCGTGAAAAATATAATACTTACTTTAGTAGCTAGAGAAGTGTTTACGCCACTTCCACTTTCAGCCTTGGGCGTGGAAACATTTCTATGGACTCTAGTAAATTTTATCCTTATGAATAAGAAAACATTGAATTAgaacattaaacaaacaaaaaaaagcacattacacatacatatgcatcCAAAATGCTTTTCATAGTAATAGTATTAAATCATAACTTTTTGCATGTGTCACCTGATTGGACTTTCTTCTGTGTCAGGTGGGCACACCATCTCTGCTACAAAGACTCTGTGTTTGGACTTGCGTATCTTTGGGGTGGACATCTTTGCAGGGATGTCATTAACTAAAGCGGCATCGGCATCCTTCGACTTGAGTGTCCTGTTTTTTCTGATAGGGGTTGTTGGGGTGGCCTCCAGTGCTTGCCTCACTACAGTCTCTCTTCTGGACCTCCTTACTGTCGGGATGGAGGGAGTTGAGGTGTTGGGAGGCTTCTCTCTTTTATTATCAACTTCAACGATTGGTGCCACGGTTTCTTCCGCCGCAGCAGCAGGTGGGGTGGTGACTGCCTCCTTTTCTTCTTTAGCTTTCATTCTGCCTTTTCTTGCTGGTTTCTGTTTAGCTACTTTGTTTTCCTGAGAGGCAACAGAGACTTGCTCAACAGAGGGTGGGATTACAGTGTCCTCTTCAGCAACTTCATCTGCATCATCTTCTTCAGGTTGCTTCTGCTTGCCCTGGGTCTTACCAGGCTTGGTTTTGGACCCTTCCAGACTAGGCTGTTTGAAGGCAGCCATGAACTGCTTCCTCTCTACCTCACTGCACTTGGGCATTGATTCACTCTCAAGCACAGCCAGTACTAGATCCTCCTCTTGAAGTACTACATTGGATTTACGCTTGACCGTTGAAGAGGTAGAAGGAAGTTGTTGACTGGCCTCTATGTGAGGAGACGATACTACCTCTGCAGGGCTCATTGCCCCTTTTCTCCTGTTGAAGATAGAAGCTAACTTCCCCCCCGTCttggctgcttcctgtttgcGTGAGACTACATGCACTTCTGCCTGAATGGTGACAGTTCGGGGTGAGACTCGAAAAGGTGACTCCACAGAACCAACATTTACTTCAGCTTTAGGGATGTCCAACTGGTCAATGTCCATTTCTTTTGCCTCTGTTGTGATTTTACTTTCATCTTCCATGTCCTCTTCATCCCCACCCTGGCTCCGCACAAAATCTTCAAAGGAGATTGTGACTGTGCTGTTGTTTAACTGAGAGGCCTCATCCACATTAACCTCCATACTAACATCACACAATgagctctctttttctttctcctctggtTCTGAATGCTTTGCTTTCCTAGAATTCCTTGCAACAGTTTTGATTCGTTTTGCTTCATCTTTTGAAAGTACAATCGGAGATAATTCAATACGGTTCACTTCTGAATTAAGTTTGACACTGTTCCTACATTTGGAATCATCTTCTTCAGCCCACTCAACACTGACAGTCTTAGTGGCATTCCTCTCTGATTTCCCCTCAGTGATACAATCCTCAGCACTAAGCTGGGCAATCAGGGATGCTGTATTACTGCCAAAAACACCACAGCTGCTGACTGCTTCTGAGTCTGCGCTATTACGTGGTTCCTCTACAATAAAGCagctctcctcctctgtggagCTTACAGTTTCAGCCTCTACAAGTTTTCTTACAGCTTTGCTAGCCTTTCTACTCCTTTTCTGAGATGGCTGTTTTACTGTTGCCTCTGGGCTGGTGTGTCTTTCTGCAAGCTGAGATGTCTGACAGTTCTCTTTTGACTGTTCAGGTGAGCTGGTCTTTTCTTTAGAGGATGGAGCCTTCCGGCTAAAGTAGTCCATGATGTTGTTGGAGCGTGGAGGTGAAAAGGGTTTCTCCACAGGCTTGGGCACAGGAGAAAAATAGTTTGTGATCGTCTTGACAACAGGACTGCCACCATCTTTGCGAGATTTCTTGCACGGCTGTAAAAGGATTGACAAAGTTAATCAATAATAAACACTTCACAACAGCTACTGAGTATGCTATATATGGCCCAAATCAGTATCATAGACATACCTGCATGTCAAAGTCCTCAATGACAGATGCCATAGCCACAACACCAGCCATAATTTGAAGAGACCTAAAGCAAAAGGAAACATTGATTTGTACATGAGGAGCAGAGATAGAGTTGTATtattattcaaatattaaatACCTTTATTCAATATTTCACAAAAGTTTCATAACATTTACGTTATGCACAATTATAGTTTTCAATAACCTTTCATGCTTCAACACTTAAGTGAGAAACCACAACACTGAATCTGAATGTTTTAAATAGACAAATGTACTTCACAATTTAAAATCTATCAATAATACTTTACTTAAAACCAACCGCCGACTTATCTGACACTGTTTACAATGTAAACAGCactgtaacgttacattacAACGATTATTGTGAAGCAGCATTAATACCATGGTATGCAGCAAGTTAAGTTGTGGTGAAGCAAAGTCAGTATAAAAAATTATTATATACAGAATAGTTCATTAATTTAATATAGTGGTCATGGACAGCAACATAACAATTTATATTATTCATGACATGGCGCCCTGTAACGTTAGAAAGCTCTTAACGTTACAATAGTTggcccaaatgacaaaaaaaacaaaggtcaAGGAAAACACTCACTGATAAAAACGGAACCGGTAACTTGCTGAAACTTCAGAGACTGTCTTCTTGCCTTCTCTTATTCACTTCACCGAGTGTGTGAATGAACAGAGGCAAAGTTCATCGTGTGAGGCGGACAGCTGTACGTTGCCACCAGACATATACATTTCACtgtaaaacaacaagctagcaGACTTCGGTAGATGTTACTCTCAAAGCAGCTCCGCTCCTCAACGGTCCCAAAAGTGGGCCAAACATTTTCAGCATTTCAGCCACCAACATAGGAACGCAAAGTGAAAAACGTTACACGGATATTGTTACGAGCAGGAATTCAAAATATATGTTTCTTGACGTATGTTGCTCTTTCAAAAACGCGCCAGACTAGTCGTGAATGAAGAGCGCCAAATATACGTGAACTTTGGCATGACCGAATTCCACCAATCACAGGAGAGAAAATGCCTCCGTCATCGCCGGACGTAGTTTGCTCATAACAAACATGGCGTCTTTGGGTGTAGCATTTaatggaaagaaaaaagtgacagctACCTCTGCTGGCTGCGCCAATTCAACAAGAAATTCTAACTTTACTAGTGATCAAAATATGAAATACTGTGTCATTATATGAGTGGTGGATAAAGAactcagatattttacttaagtaaaaatagcaataccacagtgtaaaaatactctaaGTAGGCTAAAAGTCCTACAGTATATTCAAAatctttaagtaaaagtaggctacataactaGGGCTAtttcagaatatatatatacacacacacacacacacacacacacacacacacacacacacacacacacacacacacacacacacacacacacacaaacaatctgGACCATATTAAcccagagaaaacaaaagataGTTTGAAACAGTTGATTTATGAAACcaatttattctgtttttgaaaatacaaaaaatgggCGAATTCACTGCTTAAACAGAAATGGTCTAGTGGTATGTAAAAACCTGTAAACAACATCTAATTAAAGCAAACACTAATTCATTGTAACATTTCCCAATTTTCCCCAGATGCTTAAGTGatttatatatactttttaaTATGATAAAATAGGGTAATAAAAACGCGAATGCACCTTCCCGGCCGCCGTCGTGTCTCCGGTGCACCCGTTAGTTTCTTGACTTTAACACTCCTGCGCAGATCCCGGTTTTTGGCTTCCTTTTCCTCGCCTGTTTGCTGGTCAACATGTCGGAGTATAATGTGGTGCCGCCACCCGGATCTGGGGCCCCTCTCGGCGGACAGGCGGGTCTTGGGAACGGAGCTGGAGACATCAAGAAAGATGCGTTTGCGGACGCGGTGCAGCGGGCCCGGCAGGTGAGGGGATGGGACCATGTTTGGAGGGAgggctagctaagttagcttgAGGGCTAAGATTGTTGACACAGCTTGACACATAACATTGATTTTCTAAATTCACACATATTTACGCTATATAAAAGCTAGTTACGTTATGTCACAGCTTGTTGTACATTAGCTAGATAGAATACTAGCGTTAACGTTACATAATACTAGCTATGTTACAGCAGCCacttcacaaaaacaaaattagattaaaaaaaaatagaattaaaaaGCCATATTATACACAAGAACAAAGAGAGACTAAAAAAACGTATAATAGAGATTAAAGATTGGACCATAATGTTAACTTTAATATGTACTGTACTGAATACACACTTTACAATACCAAGTAGATTTTGCTAAAGGCTAATGCAGTCTTTTGTAAGATGCTCAATCCAATGTGTAGCATATACACGAGTATTAATATGTAGGCAGTGGGCACACTTGAGGGgcagagtagtagtagtagtaaaaacagtgtttttttataGCTCAATTGTCGTGAATTTTacgttttttgttttagattgcAGCTAAGATCGGGGGTGATACTGGTCCTCCCATGAACAACAACACTGCATCAGATGGCTTTCCATTCACTGCACAGAAACGACAGCTGGAGGATGCAGGTATCGTGACTGCACTGCTCAGTGCGCAGTCTCCTTGATCTACTTGTGGCTTGGGTTGTGCTTCATTTGTGcgtcgctttggacaaaagcgtctGCCAAAATGAATACATGTAAATGTTAATGACCTCTTTATTGCACGCTTAATAGTGGCTTTAGATGCAGAAGATATTCCCTGTGCAgtcctcacagacacacacacacacacacacacacactctcaattACAGTAGACATCTGTTGTTTCCTCACCTGACAGATGAACCGGAGAGCAAGAAGCTGGCTGCACAGAGTGACTTAGATTCAGCCAATGCATTGTGTAAGTTCATCCCGCTATTTTAtgctctgttttattttagctttttaCTGTTTAGAACTCACAGTTGACACTATTTAATATAGACTTCCACTTGTACAGTACTCCTGTTCAAGTAGTTTTCCACTTTACCCTTGTCTGTCCATGCTTCCCCTCCTCTGTCTACGTCTCACAGTCTATCAGTAATCCAAAACCTTGCGCagttttctcactctctcttttttctgttgatGTCCCATCTCAGCTATTGGTGCACAGTTAGCTGCTCTTGCACAACAAAGGTGAGATCTCATAGCTTTCAGTTGATTGTATGCAGCCTTTGTATCATGGCAGTGGAGAAAAACCTGATTGTGGCAAAAATGTAATTAGAATGTCTCCTATTTCATGATTTCTTGCCTCTTTTTCCCTCATTGTAATCCTCGTTCGCTGATGGTGTCAGGCCCGCCTACAGCACAGAGGAGTACAGCGTACCAGACAGCATGGTGGGACTCAGTGAGTGCAGCCCAACTCTGTTTTGGCACATATTGATACCACTCTGTTTCTGCAATATAAGACACAAAATGATGCCCTATTGAGAGTGCGACCCAACAACAACACACGGTTTGCTCTCTCTTTGTCCCCAGTTATTGGCCGTGGAGGGGAACAGATCAATAAGATTCAACAGGAGTCAGGTTGCAAGGTTCAGATAGCTCCAGGTACTGTCTGAAGTTAGTCTAATCAGTTAGCtacagtttacatttttattatagtttacaatttttattttggtgtttAACTCATATGTTATATaagtactctgtgtgtgtccagacAGCGGAGGCCTTCCAGACAGGAGAGTCTCTCTCACAGGTTCCCCAGACTCCATACAGTAAGTATCAGGCTTTATGGAAATAGGCTCATTGTAGTTTTGTGGAAGCATCAGAAGAAATGGTTTGCCCTGCGTACTTGTGTTTCCCCAATCACAAGATTTGTCAGAAGGGAGGGCAATAtatcaaatgtttttcaaaacGTTTGGCCTAATTAAACATTTTCCAAATGATGATGCACTTTGTTTGAAGCCCCATTACGTAATGCCATTTTTAAATGGGTTATCTTCTATAGTGACCTATTTCCTAATTGCTCAGTGTCACTTGCCATTCTATCAGCTTAATAACATGATTTTGTAAAATGGATGGGGAGTAACAGGTCATCTCTCCCCGGCTAGGAATGCCAAGGGGCTGTTGGATGAGATAGTCTCACGAGGGAGGGGTACACCCCCTTCTTCTTATCACGAGTCCACCAACGGGCAGAATGGTACGGTGCATGAGATAATGATTCCAGCTGGCAAGGCTGGTCTTGTCATTGGCAAAGGAGGCGAGACTATCAAACAGCTACAGGTATATTGCATAGATATTGCTTTTGCATTTTAGAAACTGTAGTTATCTCGACAGATGTGTACTCAAAGATAGTTTTACTTAACTCAAACCCTTTGACACTTTTGCAGTGTGGTATCTTTTAGTTTTATATATGAAAAAGTAGAGCCACGAAAatatagttgttgttttttttatacaccaGTAGTGTCAATCATGAACATGCACATAAACATAATCTTTAATTGTGTGATGTCCCAGGAGCGTGCAGGGGTGAAGATGATCCTGATCCAGGATGCCTCTCAGGGACCCAACGTTGACAAGCCCCTGCGCATTATCGGAGAACCCTACAAAGTCCAGGTACATTTATAAAATCATCTCATCAAGTTCAACTTATGTTGAACACATTTATATGTGTGGTGCTGAGTTGTCATGTACTGTAATCATCACGATTGCCTTTTCAGCAAGCCCAGGAGATGGTGCAGGAGATTCTGAGGGAGAGAGACCACGGTGGCTTTAGTGAAAGAAATGATTTTGGCCCCCGAATGGGAGGAGGCATGGATGTGAGTTTTGTGGGAGCAAAATTAGAAGCGGGCTTAGTTGTCTTTGAAACAAATCCAAGttccaaaaaaaaattctgttttCCACTCAGATCCCTGTACCAAGACACTCAGTCGGTGTGGTCATCGGGCGCAATGGAGAGATGATTAAGAAAATACAGAATGATGCTGGAGTTCGGATACAGTTCAAACAAGGTAGGACCCTGTGATGACTTTCGTGATCATGGTTgcatttataataaatatttattttgcatgAACAGCACATGCAGGTTCTCAGTTTCAAGACAACAATGAGTTTAATGTCTGATGCCTCTGACGAGTGGGGCACTCATGGTCCCtctacttatatatatatatatatatatatatatatatatatatatatatatatatatatatatatatatatatatatatatatatatttttttttttttaatgaatgataAATGTAAATACCACACACCAGAGCATAAACCTTATTATCCAGTTTATAGGCAGCTGCATGAACTGTAATCCCGCCTAATGATGAATGGCTACTGAATCAGGCAAATCCCTCACTGTGGTTGAAATTCTCAAATGACTATGTGAATTTTAATTCCATTtttaatttatacttttattgatccccagtggggaaatttaaaacaatttttggttacactttacttgaaggtatctacataagagtgatatgacattgtcatgaacgtgtcataaacatgataaacaagtcataaacgtttgacataacgcttctgtctttaggtgtcattcggtttttgtcacgacaagttagagttagggttagggttcatgtgtcatgacagtgtcatgtgttcatgactgtgtcatgtcactcttacgtagataccttcaagtaaagtgttacccaatttTTTTTACTCTATTGTTAGAACACACAAATGCCTTTTTACATGAGTTTGTGTGTACAGAGCAGGTGTCatcttgctttcttttttttgcttttctatTGAACTAACGTGCTTTATTGGAAAAATAGGTCTGAGCGAGGGGTGTGCCTGCAAACAGTGGCATGACAGCAGGAAGtgacatgactttttttagtgTGTTGAACTGAGTGATTTTTAACCACTATGAGCAGgtagcctacatctggcttGTGTGAGGTCTTGAGTTACAGAGTTGGGTATAGAGTCTCAGCACTACTAAGTGACTCTTCCACATTAgtaatgtgattttaaaatataaaaaaaatatagcttAATGCAGATTTAAATCTTTCTTACAGATGATGGGACTGGTCCGGATAAGATTGCTCACGTCAGTGGTCCCCCTGACCGCTGCGAGCACGCTGCCCAGATCATCAACGACCTGCTGCAGAGCATCAGGGTCAGGGAGGAGGGACAGGGGGTATGGATCACTCCTTCTCACATGCATGAACTGTCACAATGTCTACAACATGCTGTTTTCACGTGTTAATTAATAGACACACACCCTAAAATGTAGTAAAGTATCATCTTAATCAATCAGGGATAACAGTTAATGTATGGCAGCAGGGTTGTTGcagattttatatatttttttgctttcaaGCACGTTTGCATCAGCAGTAAAATAACGTTGATGCTATAGTACTGAGGCTTTCTCTCCTCCATCCACAGGGTCCCCCAGGTCCTCCAGGCATGCCTGCAGGCAACAGGGGCCGAGGTGGGGGACAAGGCGGTTGGGGGTCCCCTGGAGGGGAAATGACCTTCTCTATTCCTGCCCACAAGTGTGGGCTAGTGATTGGTCGGGGAGGAGAGAACGTCAAGTCCATCAACCAGCAGACAGGGGCGTTTGTAGAAATCTCTCGACAGCCGCCCCCCAACGGAGACCCCAACTTCAAGCTTTTTATCATTCGGGGCTCACCGCAGCAGATCGACCACGCCAAGCAGCTCATTGAGGAGAAGATTGAGGCACGTACCATTCTAATTTGCAGTTACGCGTCGGAAAGCTGACATATTTCTTTGTTCTTCGTCATTTGATGTGTGATTATGTCATGTGTTCCAGGGTCCTCTGTGTCCTGTGGGTCAGGGGCCAGGTGGACCAGGTCCTGCTGGTCCAATGGGTCCCTTCAACCCCAACCCATACAACCCCGGACCGCCTGGGGCACCCGGTCCACCACAGTGAGTAGCTACAACTATTGAGCAGCTGTCTGTATAGCTTTTTGTATAGCATTTAGGTAGATCATGTTTCTCATCATGTCAGGGTGGTGATCCTGAGAGGTTATTAATGATAAACCATTTCTTTTCTCCTCAGTGGCGGTCCTCCAGGTCCTCACCAGTACACCCCTCAGGGCTGGAGCAACACCTTCCAGCAGTGGCAGCCTCAGGCACCCCATGACCCCAGTGAGTCACCTTTTGACTTCACTGCCTCTCCTGGTTTTCAGGGATcaattttttagtttttgctcATTTTAGCATGTTGACTCAAAATGCATCAACCCTACTACAGGACTTTCATCGCAGGCTATATGTTTTACTGTATACCCTCCCAGTCATTTCAGATGAGTAATGAGATTTCTTTTTCTAAATCTGGGAAGGTCAACAGGAGTACTGATGGAAATGTTGTGATGAGTTGCACTGTCTTTACCTTAAGCAGCTCTGGCTAACCCTGTCTCTGTTTCCCCCCTGGTCTCCAAGCCCGGTCTCCAGGCCAGTAGCAGGGGCTCACCCTCACCCTATGAGGACCTCACCCCTCCACCCTGCATCTTTTCTAGGCAAGGCAGCAGCCAATGACCCCAACGCAGCCTGGGCGGCCTACTACGCTCAGTACTACCAGCAGCCGTCGGGGGCTGTGCCAGCCCAGTACCCTTCTAACCCAGCTGGAGGTGCCCAAACTTCAGGGGACCAGACCCAGCCTGCACAGACGCCGGGGGGCCAGCCAGACTACACAAAGGCCTGGGAGGACTACTACAAGAAGATGGGTGAGACTGCCAAAGAACACCATCTGTACTTTTACCTGCTGTTAACTAGCATTAACATAgcttattgattttttttatttttttttatttttttatttaatagggCTGACATGATTTGTTGGTTTAAACAGTCGATCCAcagaaaaatcaatcaatcactttATTTTAAGGACAATTGGTTGTGCGCCAGTGAAACACAGAATAcgagagaaaaacacaaagcacatgAACACatcatataaataataatactgaaATCATCTCAAAGACCTAATCAATTCAATACTGTCAATGAAATAATCAATCATTTGTTTTTAGTGATTTATTAAGTAAAActgtcaacttttttttggtttaaacTTGCAATGTTTCATATCATACAAAATTTGTCTATTGCATTCTGGGAGAATTGTGTGCATCAACAGCATACTCGAAAATCCACCACACATAGTATGCATTCTGGCTGGTTTGAGTATGCTACATTTTGTCACTTGAAACACCTACTACTTGTGGTGTCGACCGGCTCTATAtgaaaagtgtcctgagataacttgtgttatgatttgacagtaTAGATTTGGGACACACCGAATGTTTCGTTCCGAAGGTGAACTATCACTCGTCTTCAAGTCAAAATGAACATAGTGATGAGCTGGGTCATGTCTCTGTTGTCTGTCAACTCCAGCC
It encodes:
- the LOC144529970 gene encoding far upstream element-binding protein 2-like isoform X3, with product MSEYNVVPPPGSGAPLGGQAGLGNGAGDIKKDAFADAVQRARQIAAKIGGDTGPPMNNNTASDGFPFTAQKRQLEDADEPESKKLAAQSDLDSANALSIGAQLAALAQQRPAYSTEEYSVPDSMVGLIIGRGGEQINKIQQESGCKVQIAPDSGGLPDRRVSLTGSPDSIQNAKGLLDEIVSRGRGTPPSSYHESTNGQNGTVHEIMIPAGKAGLVIGKGGETIKQLQERAGVKMILIQDASQGPNVDKPLRIIGEPYKVQQAQEMVQEILRERDHGGFSERNDFGPRMGGGMDIPVPRHSVGVVIGRNGEMIKKIQNDAGVRIQFKQDDGTGPDKIAHVSGPPDRCEHAAQIINDLLQSIRVREEGQGGPPGPPGMPAGNRGRGGGQGGWGSPGGEMTFSIPAHKCGLVIGRGGENVKSINQQTGAFVEISRQPPPNGDPNFKLFIIRGSPQQIDHAKQLIEEKIEGPLCPVGQGPGGPGPAGPMGPFNPNPYNPGPPGAPGPPHGGPPGPHQYTPQGWSNTFQQWQPQAPHDPTRSPGQ
- the LOC144529970 gene encoding far upstream element-binding protein 2-like isoform X1, which encodes MSEYNVVPPPGSGAPLGGQAGLGNGAGDIKKDAFADAVQRARQIAAKIGGDTGPPMNNNTASDGFPFTAQKRQLEDADEPESKKLAAQSDLDSANALSIGAQLAALAQQRPAYSTEEYSVPDSMVGLIIGRGGEQINKIQQESGCKVQIAPDSGGLPDRRVSLTGSPDSIQNAKGLLDEIVSRGRGTPPSSYHESTNGQNGTVHEIMIPAGKAGLVIGKGGETIKQLQERAGVKMILIQDASQGPNVDKPLRIIGEPYKVQQAQEMVQEILRERDHGGFSERNDFGPRMGGGMDIPVPRHSVGVVIGRNGEMIKKIQNDAGVRIQFKQDDGTGPDKIAHVSGPPDRCEHAAQIINDLLQSIRVREEGQGGPPGPPGMPAGNRGRGGGQGGWGSPGGEMTFSIPAHKCGLVIGRGGENVKSINQQTGAFVEISRQPPPNGDPNFKLFIIRGSPQQIDHAKQLIEEKIEGPLCPVGQGPGGPGPAGPMGPFNPNPYNPGPPGAPGPPHGGPPGPHQYTPQGWSNTFQQWQPQAPHDPSKAAANDPNAAWAAYYAQYYQQPSGAVPAQYPSNPAGGAQTSGDQTQPAQTPGGQPDYTKAWEDYYKKMAQAGGSVPATAAAAPGATGGAASTTGGQPDYSAAWAEYYRQQAAYYGPSGQAPGQPATPQQGQTQ
- the LOC144529970 gene encoding far upstream element-binding protein 2-like isoform X2, whose product is MNTYEPESKKLAAQSDLDSANALSIGAQLAALAQQRPAYSTEEYSVPDSMVGLIIGRGGEQINKIQQESGCKVQIAPDSGGLPDRRVSLTGSPDSIQNAKGLLDEIVSRGRGTPPSSYHESTNGQNGTVHEIMIPAGKAGLVIGKGGETIKQLQERAGVKMILIQDASQGPNVDKPLRIIGEPYKVQQAQEMVQEILRERDHGGFSERNDFGPRMGGGMDIPVPRHSVGVVIGRNGEMIKKIQNDAGVRIQFKQDDGTGPDKIAHVSGPPDRCEHAAQIINDLLQSIRVREEGQGGPPGPPGMPAGNRGRGGGQGGWGSPGGEMTFSIPAHKCGLVIGRGGENVKSINQQTGAFVEISRQPPPNGDPNFKLFIIRGSPQQIDHAKQLIEEKIEGPLCPVGQGPGGPGPAGPMGPFNPNPYNPGPPGAPGPPHGGPPGPHQYTPQGWSNTFQQWQPQAPHDPSKAAANDPNAAWAAYYAQYYQQPSGAVPAQYPSNPAGGAQTSGDQTQPAQTPGGQPDYTKAWEDYYKKMAQAGGSVPATAAAAPGATGGAASTTGGQPDYSAAWAEYYRQQAAYYGPSGQAPGQPATPQQGQTQ